In Lineus longissimus chromosome 7, tnLinLong1.2, whole genome shotgun sequence, a genomic segment contains:
- the LOC135491226 gene encoding uncharacterized protein LOC135491226 isoform X1 — protein sequence MAVAAETNHTSGSWFPSGFHGHFRSKSRNDFICEYRQLAKPQPPKKFLRRAQEMVRTENPGRHLFSRHDNRHSFLTDALYFEEGLGRRRIQNDNFAYQRDLLSWRPVMTVGPNFSQYQVTYRTPNSNQQEIKQLITHRPKTSFDNSDTSTYRYSHGKDNPNREVINAMTNEALTSTFTKKSGITKSNYGRESVATCLSWYEPPPRTPAPQQACGDVIVKRPGAPAATATYVHVPAPPSGPKPNTVMHTHIQQVAADCPSTIVPTSNGAESSSVGSNGE from the exons ATGGCTGTTGCAGCCGAGACAAATCATACCTCTGGGAGCTGG TTCCCCAGTGGATTTCATGGTCACTTTAGAAGCAAGTCCAGAAATGACTTCATCTGTGAATATCGACAACTCGCCAAACCCCAACCACCCAAGAAATTCCTCAGGAGAGCTCAG GAAATGGTTAGGACG GAAAACCCTGGGCGCCATCTATTCTCACGCCATGACAACAGACATTCGTTTTTGACCGACGCCCTTTATTTTGAAGAG GGTCTTGGGCGAAGAAGGATACAAAATGATAACTTTGCCTATCAGAGGGACTTACTGTCATGGCGACCAGTCATGACTGTCGGACCAAACTTCTCCCAGTACCAAGTAACATATCGAACGCCAAACTCGAACCAGCAAGAAATTAAACAATTGATCACGCACAGGCCAAAGACATCTTTTGATAATAGTGACACTTCTACATATAGGTATTCACATGGTAAAGACAATCCTAATAGAGAAGTAATTAATGCTATGACGAATGAAGCCTTAACATCAACTTTTACCAAGAAGTCTGGAATTACGAAATCCAATTATGGGCGGGAATCGGTGGCGACGTGCTTAAGTTGGTACGAGCCACCGCCAAGGACACCGGCGCCTCAACAAGCGTGCGGAGATGTGATAGTGAAACGTCCAGGAGCACCGGCAGCTACGGCTACCTACGTTCATGTACCTGCTCCCCCTAGTGGTCCTAAGCCAAACACCGTAATGCATACGCACATACAGCAGGTTGCGGCCGACTGTCCCTCAACGATAGTCCCAACATCTAACGGAGCAGAAAGTTCCAGTGTTGGCTCAAATGGTGAATAG
- the LOC135491226 gene encoding uncharacterized protein LOC135491226 isoform X2, giving the protein MAVAAETNHTSGSWFPSGFHGHFRSKSRNDFICEYRQLAKPQPPKKFLRRAQENPGRHLFSRHDNRHSFLTDALYFEEGLGRRRIQNDNFAYQRDLLSWRPVMTVGPNFSQYQVTYRTPNSNQQEIKQLITHRPKTSFDNSDTSTYRYSHGKDNPNREVINAMTNEALTSTFTKKSGITKSNYGRESVATCLSWYEPPPRTPAPQQACGDVIVKRPGAPAATATYVHVPAPPSGPKPNTVMHTHIQQVAADCPSTIVPTSNGAESSSVGSNGE; this is encoded by the exons ATGGCTGTTGCAGCCGAGACAAATCATACCTCTGGGAGCTGG TTCCCCAGTGGATTTCATGGTCACTTTAGAAGCAAGTCCAGAAATGACTTCATCTGTGAATATCGACAACTCGCCAAACCCCAACCACCCAAGAAATTCCTCAGGAGAGCTCAG GAAAACCCTGGGCGCCATCTATTCTCACGCCATGACAACAGACATTCGTTTTTGACCGACGCCCTTTATTTTGAAGAG GGTCTTGGGCGAAGAAGGATACAAAATGATAACTTTGCCTATCAGAGGGACTTACTGTCATGGCGACCAGTCATGACTGTCGGACCAAACTTCTCCCAGTACCAAGTAACATATCGAACGCCAAACTCGAACCAGCAAGAAATTAAACAATTGATCACGCACAGGCCAAAGACATCTTTTGATAATAGTGACACTTCTACATATAGGTATTCACATGGTAAAGACAATCCTAATAGAGAAGTAATTAATGCTATGACGAATGAAGCCTTAACATCAACTTTTACCAAGAAGTCTGGAATTACGAAATCCAATTATGGGCGGGAATCGGTGGCGACGTGCTTAAGTTGGTACGAGCCACCGCCAAGGACACCGGCGCCTCAACAAGCGTGCGGAGATGTGATAGTGAAACGTCCAGGAGCACCGGCAGCTACGGCTACCTACGTTCATGTACCTGCTCCCCCTAGTGGTCCTAAGCCAAACACCGTAATGCATACGCACATACAGCAGGTTGCGGCCGACTGTCCCTCAACGATAGTCCCAACATCTAACGGAGCAGAAAGTTCCAGTGTTGGCTCAAATGGTGAATAG